A window of the Lactobacillus amylovorus DSM 20531 genome harbors these coding sequences:
- a CDS encoding formate--tetrahydrofolate ligase, translating to MKSDIEIAQETNELPINEIAAEVDLKKEDLEPYGYDKAKISWSAINRIRQNKHLGKLILVTSISPTPAGEGKSTITIGLGDAIKNQLHKNTMIALREPSMGPVFGLKGGATGGGMAQIIPMEDINLHFTGDMHALTAAIDTLAALVDNYIYQDNSLDIDPDRILLKRGLDVNDRALRKITVGEGSKFNGVEHQSSFAITVANELMAILCLANDIDDLKARIGDMLVGYTKDDQPVYVKQLGFQGAIAALLSNALKPNLVQTLEHTPALVHGGPFANIAHGANSVIATNLAMHLSDYVLTEAGFGSDLGGQKFMDFVSKHLDKKPDAAVVVATVRALKYQVLGSTDHLDEENLDALKEGFKNLERHMNNMRSYNVPVMVLINHFDTDTESELNLLKELVEEQGIKAEVVNYHDDGSKGGVKAAEEVVALADSGKADLTPTYDDDDDVKTKIKKVATKIYHATGVEYSEKAKKQIQALHDLGKDKFPVIIAKTQYSFSDDKKKLGAPTDFNLHVKGVSLKNGARFIVVTTGHVLDMPGLPKHPAALDIDVDNNGKIGGLF from the coding sequence ATGAAGTCAGATATTGAAATCGCACAAGAAACAAATGAATTACCAATCAATGAAATTGCTGCTGAGGTTGATTTAAAGAAAGAAGATCTTGAACCATATGGTTACGATAAGGCTAAGATCAGTTGGTCAGCAATCAATCGAATTCGCCAAAATAAACACTTAGGTAAGTTGATTTTGGTAACTTCTATTTCTCCAACTCCAGCAGGAGAAGGAAAATCTACAATCACTATTGGCTTAGGGGACGCTATCAAGAATCAATTACATAAAAATACGATGATTGCATTGCGTGAACCTTCAATGGGTCCTGTTTTTGGTCTTAAAGGTGGTGCTACTGGTGGTGGTATGGCGCAAATTATTCCAATGGAAGACATCAATTTGCATTTTACTGGTGACATGCATGCCTTAACTGCCGCAATCGATACTTTAGCTGCCTTAGTTGATAACTATATTTACCAAGACAATAGCCTTGATATTGATCCTGATCGTATCTTGTTAAAACGTGGTCTTGATGTTAACGACCGTGCTTTGAGAAAAATTACTGTTGGTGAAGGCTCCAAATTTAATGGAGTTGAACACCAATCTAGTTTTGCAATTACTGTAGCTAATGAATTAATGGCTATTTTGTGTTTGGCAAATGATATTGATGATCTTAAAGCAAGAATCGGCGATATGCTTGTTGGATATACCAAGGATGATCAACCAGTTTACGTAAAACAACTTGGTTTCCAAGGAGCAATTGCAGCTCTTTTATCTAATGCTTTAAAGCCAAACTTGGTTCAAACTCTTGAACATACTCCAGCCTTGGTGCATGGCGGACCATTTGCTAATATTGCTCATGGTGCCAACTCTGTAATTGCTACTAACTTGGCAATGCACTTAAGCGATTACGTTTTAACTGAAGCAGGATTTGGTAGTGACTTAGGTGGACAAAAGTTTATGGACTTTGTTTCCAAGCACTTAGATAAAAAGCCTGATGCTGCCGTTGTTGTAGCCACAGTACGTGCACTTAAATATCAAGTTCTAGGTTCAACTGATCACTTAGACGAAGAAAACTTAGATGCATTAAAAGAAGGCTTTAAGAATTTGGAACGCCACATGAATAATATGCGTTCATATAATGTTCCAGTCATGGTTTTAATTAATCACTTTGATACTGATACTGAATCAGAATTAAATCTCTTAAAGGAACTTGTTGAAGAGCAAGGTATTAAAGCAGAAGTTGTTAACTATCATGATGATGGTTCAAAAGGTGGCGTGAAAGCAGCTGAAGAAGTTGTAGCTTTAGCAGATTCAGGTAAAGCAGACTTAACCCCAACTTATGACGATGATGATGACGTTAAGACCAAAATCAAAAAGGTAGCTACTAAGATTTATCATGCTACAGGAGTTGAATACTCAGAAAAAGCTAAAAAACAAATTCAAGCTTTGCATGATTTAGGTAAAGACAAGTTTCCTGTCATCATTGCCAAGACGCAATATTCATTTAGTGATGATAAGAAAAAGTTGGGTGCACCAACAGATTTTAATTTACATGTTAAAGGTGTAAGCTTGAAAAACGGTGCACGCTTTATCGTAGTTACTACAGGTCATGTATTAGATATGCCAGGTTTGCCTAAACATCCAGCAGCTCTTGATATCGATGTAGACAATAATGGTAAAATCGGCGGATTGTTCTAA
- a CDS encoding IS4 family transposase: MKALHKNILDRLDQIINDTGKHIHDFIDDPHAFTRKRSLDAATVIKTTINMQGKDLTSELFRAFGQEAVKNNDKVVSTSAYVQRKGQLSTACFKHILTIFNQNLFNIQLFDHKYRIFAIDGSDFNQIWNPKSENIVGNLNHKGKPYCQIHVNALYDLLNNTYQDCIFQPKSKMDERKAAVQMLKKLNCGPYIVTMDRGYTGFNMIENCNRLPNCYYVIRTKTGYGAFKEIAELPNQECDKDIACWVTTSNYYYETHKATENVHLVNHHYRQYIKYRSKNTKDGSWDFGELCTIKFRTCKFRINDPKSGKEEWEVVLTNLNRADYPLKRIKEIYHLRWGIETSFKKLKYALGSVQFHSKQDKFIEMEIYAHMIMFNAVSQIDAQAYIPQKNCKYQYALNFKQSCFIIQAMYIISSSTKIFKKILIQIGHYTIPIRPGRKDKRNFKPKSAVYYLYRVA, encoded by the coding sequence ATGAAAGCCCTTCATAAAAATATTTTAGATCGTCTTGATCAAATTATCAATGATACTGGAAAGCATATTCATGATTTTATCGATGATCCTCATGCCTTCACTAGGAAGCGGTCTTTAGATGCAGCTACAGTCATTAAAACTACTATTAATATGCAAGGAAAAGATTTGACCAGTGAGTTGTTTAGAGCTTTTGGGCAAGAGGCTGTTAAAAATAATGATAAAGTAGTTAGCACCTCTGCTTACGTCCAACGCAAAGGTCAGCTTTCAACCGCCTGTTTTAAGCATATTCTGACTATATTTAATCAAAATTTATTTAATATCCAGTTATTTGATCATAAATATCGTATATTTGCCATTGATGGGTCTGATTTTAATCAAATCTGGAATCCTAAATCAGAGAATATTGTTGGAAATCTCAATCATAAAGGAAAGCCATATTGCCAAATTCATGTTAATGCACTCTATGACCTGTTAAATAATACTTATCAAGACTGCATCTTTCAGCCTAAGTCAAAGATGGATGAACGTAAAGCCGCCGTTCAAATGCTTAAAAAGCTAAATTGCGGACCATATATAGTTACTATGGATCGAGGTTATACCGGCTTTAACATGATTGAAAATTGTAATCGCCTGCCTAACTGTTATTATGTCATACGTACTAAAACGGGATATGGCGCATTTAAGGAAATAGCTGAGTTGCCTAATCAAGAGTGTGATAAGGATATAGCTTGCTGGGTGACTACCTCTAATTATTATTATGAAACCCATAAAGCCACAGAAAACGTTCATCTTGTTAACCATCATTATCGTCAATATATCAAATATCGGTCTAAAAATACCAAAGATGGCAGCTGGGACTTTGGAGAGCTATGTACAATAAAATTTCGCACTTGTAAATTTAGAATTAATGATCCTAAATCAGGCAAAGAAGAATGGGAAGTTGTTCTAACCAATCTAAATAGAGCCGATTATCCCTTAAAAAGGATCAAAGAAATCTACCATTTGCGCTGGGGTATTGAAACTTCATTCAAAAAATTGAAATATGCTTTGGGAAGCGTACAGTTTCACTCCAAGCAGGATAAATTTATCGAAATGGAAATCTATGCCCACATGATTATGTTTAACGCAGTCAGTCAAATTGATGCTCAAGCATATATACCACAAAAAAACTGCAAGTATCAATATGCGCTTAATTTCAAACAGTCATGCTTTATCATCCAAGCTATGTATATAATTTCTTCTTCAACTAAAATCTTTAAAAAGATTCTTATTCAAATTGGTCATTACACAATTCCAATCAGACCAGGACGAAAAGACAAAAGAAATTTCAAACCAAAATCAGCTGTATATTATTTATATCGTGTAGCCTAA
- a CDS encoding metallophosphoesterase has translation MITKDLNTEFWVISDTHLIADSLHDEGQAFSRMQKTSQGKDLYYQETALSAFMRMAQRKNPAAIIVTGDLTFNGERVSAERFAEIFKPLKKTKVLVLPGNHDIFDGWAREFRGKKQFYAGEISPMFWRSIFDKSYREATDEDDSSLAYSVQLNPQYFLVLADSNIYGREETTEAPHTHGMIGKQQLKWIEKQFRYAQEHDLRPILFMHHNLYAHNPAVNKGYVVDNAIELRRLCVRYNVKLAFSGHIHAQNIMGPQGTTPTTEIVTSSFCSSDQGYGVVRVHSRHITYIRRNFDMTRYLTEKEKQDYTLVHFHKYLKNLQLGSISADMMQSELNKYHDDIDLVREMGKLFGWMNYHFFNGHNHLKVSELNKINSSEAYQTLIKHHPEFRLYLETLYDTSDHTNLQVKIRY, from the coding sequence ATGATTACGAAAGATCTGAACACAGAATTTTGGGTAATTTCAGATACCCATTTGATTGCGGATAGTTTGCATGATGAAGGTCAAGCTTTCTCTCGTATGCAAAAAACGAGTCAAGGTAAGGATCTCTACTATCAAGAAACGGCTCTATCTGCTTTTATGCGTATGGCTCAAAGAAAGAATCCTGCTGCAATAATTGTGACAGGTGATTTAACTTTTAACGGGGAAAGAGTTTCCGCAGAAAGATTTGCAGAGATTTTTAAACCATTAAAAAAGACCAAGGTTTTAGTTTTACCTGGTAATCACGATATTTTTGACGGTTGGGCTAGAGAGTTTCGTGGTAAAAAGCAATTTTATGCCGGTGAAATTAGTCCTATGTTCTGGCGTTCGATTTTCGATAAATCATATCGTGAAGCTACCGATGAAGATGACAGCTCTTTGGCATACAGTGTTCAATTAAATCCACAATATTTTTTAGTGTTAGCTGATTCTAATATTTATGGCAGAGAAGAGACAACGGAAGCTCCTCATACTCATGGAATGATTGGTAAACAGCAGTTAAAGTGGATAGAAAAGCAATTTCGTTATGCGCAAGAGCATGACTTGCGCCCTATTCTTTTCATGCACCATAATCTGTATGCCCACAATCCAGCAGTAAATAAAGGTTATGTAGTTGATAATGCAATTGAATTACGTCGTCTTTGTGTAAGATATAATGTCAAACTGGCTTTTTCAGGACATATTCATGCGCAAAATATTATGGGGCCTCAAGGCACGACGCCAACAACCGAAATTGTCACTTCTAGTTTTTGTTCTAGCGACCAAGGATACGGAGTAGTGCGTGTGCATTCTCGTCATATTACTTATATTAGAAGAAACTTTGATATGACGCGGTACCTGACTGAAAAAGAAAAACAAGATTATACTTTGGTGCATTTCCATAAGTATTTAAAAAACTTGCAACTGGGAAGTATTTCCGCAGATATGATGCAAAGCGAATTGAATAAGTATCATGATGATATAGATTTGGTTCGAGAGATGGGAAAATTATTCGGTTGGATGAACTACCACTTCTTTAATGGACATAATCACTTAAAAGTCAGTGAGTTAAATAAAATTAATTCATCGGAGGCATATCAAACCCTGATTAAACACCATCCGGAGTTTCGACTTTATTTGGAAACCTTGTATGACACTAGTGATCACACTAATTTACAAGTAAAAATAAGATATTAA
- a CDS encoding THUMP domain-containing class I SAM-dependent RNA methyltransferase encodes MKEYQLYATMGAGFESVVNKELQGMGYKTRVENGRVFFKGTQEDIVKTNLWLRTADRVKVLLKEFRATDFDTLFNETYDYDWAELLPVDAKFPVQGRAVKSKLHSEPDVQSIVKKAIVNKMVDQYHRRGFLPESGNEYPLDVHIYKNVARLSLDTTGASLFKRGYRVEHGGAPLKENFAAGLLRLTPYNGTHPLIDPMTGSGTLAIEAALIAKNIAPGTWRKFAFDGFDWFDANLHKKALAKAKTEVKPLEAPIWASDIDQSVLEIAKLNAHNAGVLQDIRFKQVAVKDFTTDLENGIIIANPPYGKRLKDRESAEELYKQMGEVLRPLDSFSQYYLTADPNFEKCFGAKATKKRKLFNGNLRVDFYQYWANRR; translated from the coding sequence ATGAAAGAATATCAACTTTACGCAACAATGGGCGCCGGTTTTGAAAGCGTCGTCAATAAAGAACTACAAGGCATGGGTTATAAGACTCGTGTTGAAAATGGTCGTGTATTTTTTAAGGGAACGCAAGAGGATATTGTTAAAACTAATTTATGGTTGAGAACTGCTGATAGAGTCAAGGTCTTGCTTAAAGAGTTTAGAGCAACTGATTTTGATACTTTATTCAATGAAACATATGATTATGATTGGGCAGAATTGTTGCCAGTTGATGCTAAATTTCCTGTCCAAGGACGAGCAGTTAAGTCTAAGCTTCACTCAGAGCCAGATGTGCAATCAATTGTCAAAAAAGCGATTGTTAACAAAATGGTTGATCAATATCACCGACGCGGCTTTTTGCCAGAAAGTGGTAATGAATATCCTTTAGATGTGCATATTTACAAGAATGTCGCTCGCTTATCATTAGACACCACTGGCGCAAGTTTATTTAAACGTGGTTATCGTGTTGAACACGGTGGCGCACCTTTAAAGGAAAACTTCGCGGCAGGTTTGTTAAGATTAACACCATATAATGGTACGCATCCATTGATTGATCCAATGACCGGTTCTGGTACTTTAGCAATTGAAGCAGCTTTAATCGCTAAGAACATTGCCCCAGGTACGTGGCGTAAGTTTGCTTTTGATGGTTTTGACTGGTTTGATGCTAATTTGCATAAGAAAGCTTTGGCTAAAGCTAAGACAGAGGTTAAGCCATTAGAAGCACCGATTTGGGCTAGTGATATTGACCAATCAGTGCTAGAAATTGCTAAATTAAATGCACATAATGCAGGGGTATTACAAGATATTCGTTTTAAGCAGGTTGCAGTAAAAGACTTTACTACTGATTTGGAAAACGGCATTATCATTGCCAACCCACCATATGGTAAGCGACTTAAGGATCGCGAATCAGCAGAAGAACTTTATAAGCAAATGGGAGAAGTATTGCGTCCATTAGATTCATTTAGTCAATACTACCTAACTGCTGATCCTAACTTTGAAAAGTGTTTTGGTGCAAAGGCTACAAAGAAGCGTAAGTTGTTCAACGGTAACTTAAGAGTAGATTTCTACCAATATTGGGCTAATAGAAGGTAA